From Pyrenophora tritici-repentis strain M4 chromosome 1, whole genome shotgun sequence, the proteins below share one genomic window:
- a CDS encoding RNA-binding protein (RRM domain), translating into MSRGGGTTLYVTGFGHGTRARDLAYEFERYGRLVRCDIPAPRSASSRLFAFVEYESRRDADDAYHEMHNKRIGRDDLLKIEASLAVLDDWARTPPSASWRFDSGRDRPRGERSERGGDRGDRSDRGDRADRGVRSPRRRSPSPRRERGASPRKDERRDRDYDRRDRDRSRSPIDGDREMKDVPVESPPPPVHEDLDVAE; encoded by the exons ATGTCTCGCGGCGGCGGCACTACGCTCTACGTCACCGGCTTCGGCCACGGCACGCGCGCTCGCGACCTTGCCTACGAGTTCGAGCG CTATGGCCGCCTTGTCCGCTGCGACATTCCAGCCCCCCGTTCGGCATCGTCTAGACT CTTTGCGTTCGTAGAGTATGAGTCTCGTCGTGATGCCGATGACGCATACCATGAGATGCACAACAAGCGCATCGGACGCGACGACTTGTTGAAGATTGAGGCAAGTTTGGCTGTTCTTGATGAC TGGGCCCGTACTCCTCCATCGGCATCATGGCGATTCGACTCCGGTCGTGACCGTCCCCGTGGTGAGCGTTCGGAGCGTGGCGGTGACCGTGGCGACCGATCCGACCGCGGAGATCGTGCGGACCGTGGTGTTCGCTCCCCTAGGCGTCGCAGCCCGTCTCCTCGTCGCGAGCGTGGTGCTTCCCCTCGCAAAGATGAACGTCGCGACCGCGATTACGACCGCCGTGATCGCGACCGATCCAGGAGCCCCATCGATGGCGACCGCGAGATGAAGGATGTGC CTGTCGAGTCTCCCCCTCCACCAGTGCACGAGGATCTGGATGTGGCCGAGTAG
- a CDS encoding GlcD, FAD-FMN-containing dehydrogenase: MRLADVAVSALAAASLSSAFEPPNFNVTEALSARGVNIKAVPGLADLVGQSSPKACSVACSALQIAFGNSSVLSEGTPTYDNFTSEYWAAQQVAVNPFCVFKPGNAVQVSAVVLLSRLTQCPFAVKGGGHAAFAGGSSIEGGITIALEKLNEKTLSSDKKIASIGPGNIWGDVYPWIEQYGLEVPGGRISSVGVSGLTLGGGISHYANARGWACDNVDSFDVVTASAIIVTASSTENPDLYWALRGGGNNFGIVTKLNMRTFVQGPMWGGQRAHTEDQWDKVYTAYYNYATNAGKDTKQAQIVSFALQNGMKIAAEDLEYSDPTPWPPVFDEWKAIPAIFDQTAVANMSTLANTLGAGAPNGIQETYWDRTFKVDKDIFKSFIDIFFDMLPVIEDAAGILPVLSFQAITVPAMQQMQQDGGNALGLNPDDGPIFIANLAIMWTNVADNKRIMSFSNSLYKRLVEEAAKKDLNSDYIYMNYASPYQDVIGSYGAANKQKLKDIANKYDPTGVFQKLQPGYFKLEGTPYGTFSA; the protein is encoded by the exons ATGAGGCTTGCTGATGTTGCTGTAAGCGCGCTCGCTGCTGCTTCCCTGTCaagcgcctttgagccccCCAACTTCAATGTGACCGAAGCACTATCTGCGCGCGGAGTCAACATCAAGGCTGTCCCCGGTTTGGCGGACTTGGTGGGGCAGTCTTCGCCCAAAGCCTGCTCGGTAGCC TGTAGTGCTCTCCAAATTGCCTTTGGGAACAGCAGCGTGCTATCGGAAGGAACTCCGACATACGATAACTTCACCAGCGAGTATTGGGCCGCCCAGCAAGTCGCCGTCAATCCTTTTTGTGTCTTCAAACCGGGAAATGCGGTGCAGGTCTCGGCTGTCGTCTTGCTATCTCGACTCACACAATGTCCATTTGCCGTAAAAGGAGGTGGTCATGCTGCGTTTGCGGGTGGATCGAGCATTGAAGGCGGTATCACGATTGCACTGGAGAAGCTGAATGAGAAGACGCTGTCGTCGGATAAGAAGATTGCATCCATTGGACCTGGAAATATTTGGGGTGATGTCTACCCCTGGATTGAGCAATATGGACTTGAAGTTCCAGGTGGGCGG ATTTCGTCGGTCGGCGTCTCTGGACTGACTCTCGGAGGGGGCATCTCCCACTATGCCAATGCACGCGGATGGGCCTGCGACAACGTCGATTCGTTCGATGTCGTCACTGCCTCGGCTATCATCGTAACCGCAAGTTCTACTGAAAACCCAGACCTTTACTGGGCTCTGCGAGGAGGCGGCAACAACTTTGGCATTGTGACTAAACTCAACATGAGGACGTTTGTGCAAGGTCCAATGTGGGGAGGGCAACGCGCCCATACTGAAGACCAGTGGGATAAAGTCTACACGGCCTACTACAACTACGCGACAAATGCTGGCAAAGACACCAAGCAAGCTCAGATTGTCTCATTTGCGCTCCAGAACGGGATGAAGATTGCAGCCGAGGACCTGGAATATTCCGATCCCACCCCATGGCCACCCGTCTTCGATGAATGGAAAGCTATCCCAGCCATATTCGATCAAACCGCTGTTGCCAACATGTCGACTTTGGCGAACACACTAGGCGCCGGAGCTCCGAATGGTATCCAAGAAACGTACTGGGATCGCACCTTCAAGGTCGACAAGGACATATTCAAGTCCTTCATCGACATCTTTTTCGACATGCTTCCCGTGATTGAAGACGCTGCGGGAATCCTACCTGTTCTCTCATTCCAAGCAATTACAGTTCCGGCTATGCAACAAATGCAACAGGACGGTGGAAACGCACTCGGCCTCAACCCTGATGACGGCCCAATTTTTATCGCCAACCTTGCCATTATGTGGACGAACGTCGCGGACAACAAGCGCATCATGTCTTTTAGCAACAGTTTGTACAAACGTCTCGTCGAAGAAGCAGCGAAGAAAGATCTCAATAGCGATTACATCTACATGAACTATGCGTCGCCATATCAAGATGTTATTGGCAGCTATGGAGCTGCGAATAAGCAGAAGTTAAAGGACATTGCTAACAAGTACGATCCCACAGGCGTATTCCAGAAGCTGCAGCCTGGATACTTCAAACTTGAGGGCACTCCGTATGGCACATTTTCTGCATAG